The Epilithonimonas zeae genome contains a region encoding:
- a CDS encoding SixA phosphatase family protein, with protein sequence MKTLLLVRHSKSDWPEDMDDFDRPLTELGKTNAPKMARLLKDKSVEIDTFISSPAKRALHTCELFSEVFGKPYSTEKTLYNPREASFENLIYSLDDSINSVALFSHNNGISNFANSLTDEIVNLPTSGVVAYQIDCDKWSDFEMAKKKFLYFYSPKNFNQ encoded by the coding sequence ATGAAAACACTTTTACTTGTTAGGCATTCCAAGAGCGATTGGCCGGAAGATATGGATGATTTTGACCGTCCCTTGACTGAGCTTGGAAAAACAAACGCTCCAAAAATGGCTCGTTTGCTCAAAGATAAATCCGTAGAAATAGATACTTTCATTTCCAGTCCTGCAAAACGGGCGTTGCATACGTGCGAATTATTTTCGGAGGTTTTCGGAAAACCTTACTCAACAGAGAAAACTCTATATAATCCTCGCGAGGCCAGTTTTGAAAATTTGATTTACAGTTTAGACGACTCTATCAATTCTGTTGCGTTATTTTCACATAACAACGGAATATCAAATTTCGCCAATTCCCTCACCGACGAGATCGTAAATCTCCCAACTTCCGGCGTAGTCGCTTATCAAATCGATTGCGATAAATGGAGTGATTTCGAAATGGCAAAAAAAAAGTTTCTGTATTTCTATTCGCCTAAGAAT